The Rattus norvegicus strain BN/NHsdMcwi chromosome 2, GRCr8, whole genome shotgun sequence nucleotide sequence AGATTCAAATGAACATCTGTGATGTTTACACGCAACATTTGTTTAAAGGACTTCAAAACACTGATTTGGTGATCAGCAGTAGGTTTTTCACTTAATGTTAATTGTCCCTGGGTGGACTTTGTGCCTAAAGAGAAGTTTGTTGATCCTGAAGATTCAGCCTGTAATATACCTTTCCTTTGAGATGTCCATATACTCACTATACCAGAAAGAATACCAGCATTGTTATTATCATGGACAGCAGACACTTGGGGTTTGTGTTCAAGGAACTGAGGTTCCTATGTATGTGTCCCAGATGTAGGTAAATAACTACAAATTTTAATATTAGATTCTGGAAGTAGAGTGTTCCTTTCATGTCATGAGTATACCAGGAGTACATAAGGAATTGCTTTCTTCTAGGGGAAGTCCCTTGGCATGTCAAACAGGCTACGTTCCAGTTGTAGACTTAATGTTAATGATATGGTTTGTAGGCACTTGTTAATGAGACATTGTGAATAATACTGATCTCACCTAAAACTCCCTGATTCATGACAAGGGATGGTATGGGGTGTCAATGTTTCCACCTTTCTTAGAGCTCAACTGAAGGGTGAAGGCTATGGATGTGGGCTGTGTCTCACCCTGGTCACAGTTCTTCTCCTTTTGGAAATGTATATTCTAAGAAAAGTTTTGATgatcaaatcaaatcaattaTGTTCAAATGGAATTAAATATAGTGTGTTTGAGGAAAGGAAAATAACTTACATAATTCATGAGCTAATCAAATGAAGCTTTATTAGATGTCAACTATTTTCTAGACTTCATTTGATAACTTacagatggataaagaaaagcaaagtaatgtctgtcttttggACTATATATTTGGTGGTGAGTGGCAGATCTGTGTCTGTTTCCATAGCTAATAAGGAACTAAGGAGAAAAAATTCATTAAACAACATGCAAACATGAAGCACCTTGCCTGGAGGAATTAGAGTCTAAGTGGTGATAGAGGAACCATATCTCTTTCTAAAAGTCAGACTTCATGACTTGTACTAGTTTTTTGTTGAAAGCTGGAGGTAAGGTCTTAAAATTGaagtgacattttcttcagtttttgtgCATGTTTAATCTTGTATTTATTCTTGAAGTTTAGGGTACATAGGTCATGCCTTTAGAAAAGAACTGAGAGTCAGTAGTTTAAGTAGTCCCTTTCTATAGTTTTGCAGTGTTAGTGCCTGTGAAAGTGGAACAGTCTCAGAGTCTGGAGGGCACTGGGGAAGAACATCATAGAGAAAGTGTGTCAGGATAAGTTTTTTTTCATGGTAGGTAAGTACTGAAGTATTGAGAATTAAATCCTGCTAGAAGGACTTGAGATATTTTAGAGGTGTATCTCAATCATTCACATGTGTACATTTTGTAAACATTATTACACACTAGTTTTCATTGGAGATTTTTTCAAAACAATAGTTCTGAAATTATCATGAGTTCTAGTTAACATTATATATTATGAAACAATTTTGAATCTCAAATGCAGGTTATGATAGAAAAGGTTAAAAATTATCTTTGCCATATAGGGTTATTTGCAATGAGCAACTTTATTGCAACACCGGAGAATGACCTGGATGAGTGAACACTGCTGACACAAGAGCATTCCCATTTCCCCTTTATTCTTTATGTGATTTCCTAAGGTGACCCTTTTGGTGTGAAAGAGAAGTGGGAGGTTGGGGAATGTTCATTTCAAGTTTGTACTTGGGAAAAAATGGACTGTTCTTCACAGCTCTTCTCTATTTATATCTGAAGACAAAGCTGTGCTGGGAGATCCTGGGAAGGATCAGAAGACCGTAGTTGCTAACGCAGTCAGTGGAAAAGAAGCCAATGTGGAGATATTTAGCTAGTATCCTGAAGCACTGTGCCAAGCAGCCCTTGTTGTTGACTTTTTCCTGTATATCCTGCAGGCAGTGGAAGACAGGTTTTGCTTCTTACAAAAGCGCCTATTTGCACATGTACACTCATTAATAAATTTAAAGGGTTCTTTAAAGGAGGCATAAGCAGTGGAATTATTTAAATTACTTAAGATGGAAGGCTTCAATTAATCATCAGGAAAGTATGAATGGGACAATAAGGAACCAGTGttagggaagagaagggagtttGGAGATGGCTCATGGAATGAAGTGTATGAAACAGGTTGTATATGCTCTTGTAACTCATTCAAGATTGATGACCTAGGAAGCATGTAGAGAAGGCTCAGTGTGATTTTAGGGCAGAGCTGTTATCTAGTCATTTCCACAGTCTGAATTTATAAATTTGAACAAGAAATTTGTGGTATTAGGACTCTTTGAGGAATATAACCACTAAGAATGGTGTTAATAAAAAATGATCATTGCTAACAATAACTTAGTTCTTATGACTAAGATTCTCCAATCAATGATAATTAATGTCAATATCTGATTCTGCATAACCTCCTCCAAATTTTCTACTAAAAGCATTCCTGGCttctatgtattaaaacattATAGGAATCCATCAACTAATATAGTACAAAATGTTAGTCCTTTGACCAAGTAAAGAGGTTATTTCCTATCCCCTCATATAATTTTGTCATAGTGCTAGCCATGTTCCTTGACTATGTAACTGGATACCTGTCCCCAGTGAGACACTTACAACATTTCTTCCTAGTCTAGTCCCTCTAGCCTCAGTACACTTAATGATTACTAAAGACTTTTGGTGACACTGAGATCAGGTGGGGTAAATAGGAAGCAAACATTTAGGAATATTCTGTAGGGGGCAGTATACTATATTGGACAACTGAGAATTAATTCAGAGGTTGGGGCAAGAAGATCTGAAGTACAGAAGGCTTGGACTTCTGTAACCCCAACTCATCACATTGGGCCATGTTTCATTAAGATGACAAAACCAAACCCTGAGCATGCCTGTGCTCCATTTTAAAGAGTAAAGCACATGACTGTGAGGCTCTAGTCATGATTCTTGGAGGTAGTCCTGTGTCTCTAATTGTGAAATGTATTTAAGGAAACGGCTGTTAGTGTCAGAAAATGTCAGATGCTTTCCTGCGAGCACTCCATTCATTCTCTGTTCCACATTAGCCAGTCTACCAGTGTGGTCTTTGTTCAGGCTCGCTTTGGCTGACATGTTAGTGAGATTTTATGGGTGGAGCTTCACTGACATTTCTAAGAGACACAAACTCACAAGCATACTTACCagtcctctgactcttaaaatctttcctaTTCTGGGGTGGTTCTTACTCTTAAGGAGACCAATGAACCTGGTCCTCATTTCTTGCAGGACAGCTTTCTTCACATCAGTAGAccctttgcatgtgtgtgcttgatgacaactttttttttttaaaaaaatattctttaaatactATTTTCCAGAGGAAACCAcaatttcctcttcctcctctcctcccaatctCTACTACCGACCatatctctcccctctcccactcactTGTTCTCCTCAGAAAAAGGCAGGTCTCCCATGGATATTAACCAAACATAGCATGTTAATTTCTGGAAAGACGAAGGCGGTGGACAAGGCAAGCTAGCATGAGGAAAAGGGTCCTAAAGGCATGCAAAAGAATGAGAGCTAGTCCCTGcctcacaagaagaccaagctacaaaATTGTAACGTAATAAATGTGTAGAGGAACTAGGTCAGCTCCATGCAGTCTTCCaggttgttggtttagtctctgtgagccactGATTAATTATCTTATCTATTAGATATGCTATCTAGCCCTGGTTAGTTGATTGgatgggttttttggggggttgtcCTTGACCCTTCTATCTCCTATaattcttcctccccttcatccAAAGGATCCccgagctctgcctaatgtttggctgtgcatCTCTGCATCTgattccatcagttgctggatgaagtcttGCTGATGACAAGTGGGCTAGACACAAATCTGTGAGTCTAAAAGAATATCATTGGGAGttttttcctcccccccccttgtTATATTTGGTTCTGTCCTAGGTCTCTGAGCTATTCAACTTCTGGGCCCTGGCTCTCAAGGCAGTGTCATGGGTGGGCTTCCACTTTTGTCCTGAGAATTAAGCTAGATTAGTTGCTGGTTGGCCTCTCCCACAGTTTTTGAGCCACTTTCacccagcacatcttgtaggcaggacaaattgtaagtCAAAATTTTTTTTGGCTCAGTTGGTGTCCCTATTCCTCTACCGAAAGTCTTGCCTATTTATAGGAGATGGCCAGATTCAGGTGCCATACTCCCTcacccattgctaggagtcttattTAGGCTCactctcatagattcctgggtGTTTTCTTTACATTGTGTTTCTAGCTCATCTGTGAGATGCCCTCACACCCCATTACAATTGTTTCTCTCAGTactccctccctctatccaccCCACAATTTGACCCTTTTAGATCCCTACCCCCTAtgatgtctattctatttccctttgttacatagcttctttgagtctttgGATTTTAGTATAGTTATcctttacttaacagctaatattaaCTGCTGAggacataccatgtttgtctttcagaTGCAAGTTATGTCATTCAGgttttgggttacctcacagaggatgatttttttttctaggttcATGCATTTGGATGACAAGTCTTAATGAGTGATTGCATCAAATGCAGAAGAAGCAACATTCTTAAACAAGAGAATGACTGAAGAGGAACATCCAACAAATGAAGACACTTAAGCTTATTTAATTAGCTGTGTAAGTtaattctttgatttctttcaagTACCTGCTTTGATATTTCAATACCTTATAATGGTAGATTTCATACCTTTTCCCAAAACTCTGTAATTCTATAAACCACCTTCTGTATTCCCACCCACATATCCTGAACCATATCTTCCTCAAAATGCCAGCTGTTTGGCCTCTACATCTGTACTTCTAGCATAGGCTCCCTTTCCCTCATACAGTTAGAAACAAAGTTTATTCAACAGCATAGGGTGTTCTACTAACATTCGGAAGCCTGAAACAAAAACAATTGCTTTTTCCAATGTCATGTTCTGAatgactatattttattttattttatttattctatttttgtaTAATACATCCTAACCACAGTCTCCCCTCCAATTGTGTCTTTTGTGTACTTCATTGCTGCTCTGCCTAAAATCAATGCAGCAGCAGTTCCTTTTAGACATGACTAAACTTCTCTTTTGCAAACAAGGACCATTTTAAAGTCCTAAGCCTAAGGTGGAGGAGCACTGTCATAACCTGAACTATGACTTTTATGATTTAGGCAGATATCCCATTACCTGGCAGTGTATCTGCTCTTAGTATCAAGAACAAGAACATGTTTCTGTATGGATGGAAGTTCAgtttctctttattctttttcttaaaaaagaaaaggaaaaataaaagctcTGCTTCTAGCACTGTACATCATCAATATTTGGACATATGgcagtatttgtgtgtgtgtgtgtgtgtgtgtgtgtgtggttttgaggttttgttttgtttatgtttttattttttgttttaagcttttaaataaatatttaaaaaatctgaTTCAGGTAGAATATGTAATGATGACTCACTATAAGATGGTTTCTCATGGCTAGAATACCATACTCTTGTAAAAGCATGTGTATTGCTATAGTCCCTCAGGGAGAGTGGTTGGACCTACATCACCATAAAAGTAGAATTTGATTGCTGGGACCCACAAAGTAGAGGAAAACAATTGATTTCCACAAATTGTCTTACTTCCACACTCACACCTTGGCATGTGCTTCACCTAACTCAACTAACTGTATAGatgcaatataaataaaaacaataaatacaaaagcaattctacaatatattttatacaacTTCTCTGACTTAAGAAGATTGTGGAAAGACAATGGAGAATGAACAGAAGGAAGAAATCCAGTGATGGATATAGCTACCATTTTCCTAGGGATGTCAGGTATATTTTGCTACAGTCCCCATTTTTTATACTTATTTCATAATTGATTGTATAATCTTGAATCATAGAATCCATCTTTTACAAGGGTGCAAGCGATATAGTAGTAAAGTTTGGGTAAACTctctagaattaaaaaaataaagtcttggTCTTCTTTGCCATTTCTCATATAGCAGATATTCATAGGATCCCTTCAACAATAAGTAAGTAGAAGGGGATTGAGGCTATGCTGTGACTAGGCATAGGACTTTTGATATTTTTCAGTTGAAAAATATAGTTAATTAGACATGTTGTCAACAATGGTAGAAAGATGTGTGAGACTActgtggtgagtgtgtgtctatTTATATGTGTGAATTATGCCGTATTTTTGTCTCAGCCTGTGGAGATTCAAGTCTGGAGAATGTTTGTGGTGCTTCACTCTTCATCTGGGCAGCTCCTCCTATAGGTCAGTGGACTTTAACGTTCCTGATGTTTGCCTGGTGACccccaacaataaaataattttgttgctACCTTATAATACTCTTatgaatcaaaatataaatatctgatatacagaagTTTTAGGTAACCTCAGTAAAGGGGTTCTTTGGGCCTCAAAGAGgctatgacccacaggttgaaaactactGCTACAGTTAATCTTCAGGAAACTAATTCAAAATAACCATCCCAGTCTGGAAAGTAATGACTGCTGCTCTAACTCTGTTGCCTGCAATATTATGATTAGTAACCTTTCAATAAATTTCATTAGTGAGTATTAATTTCACAATGAggattttcttatttattcataCATATTGTACATTGGATCACATTCACCACACTTAGACCCCTTCCTCTTTCATGGTTATCAGACCCCTTTGATTGTCATGCTCTTCTCATATGTCATTTTCTAACTCTGGAAGTAAATACATGATATGTGTCTTTGTGGGACTGGCtgagtttctgtttctttaatgGGTACTGCATTTGGAAAAAGACCCAAGGTATAAGGTTTTATGTGATATGAGTGTCCCAGCTGACCAGCTCATTTTCTAACTTTGAATGATAGAAACCAACCAGTCCCGTAGAATGCTGCTTCAGATGTGATGTGAGAGTCATAAGGGATTTACTGAGTAAAGTCCTTGGATCTAGCCCTATGGTATGCGTAGTAGCTAATGGGAGCTATTCATAATAATGACATTTGTCAGCTCTTGGCCTCGGGTGCTGAAATAATGGCTCTTTCCCTGTAGGGACTCAGTCAGGACAGTGGAATTTTTGACTAAACTCTTCCTTATTGTCAGTAGCATTGACAGTTCTGACAAGCTGAGGTGTTTAGCTGAGGTTGACTCAGTGTTCCTATATTTTTTTTGTAGAATAGCTGGTGGCTGCTTTAGACAGATTAAATCTTTCATTTTCCTTGCCATCCATCCTTTTATTTCTCCTTATATATTTGCCTTTTGAAATTTCTAATCACCTAATCATTTTGAAGTTTCTAATTTCCAGCAATGACACTTTAAATGTTGAATATACACTCAGTCCTATCGATTGTATGAAATGGTGAAGAGACAGGGATGGGAAGTCTGTAAATGCATTGACAGTATTTCCTGTGACCAATGAATGCTAGCATTTGTCTTAAGAGAGAACAGTGTTGCCATCTTCTCTTGAAAATTTAGTATATGTAGGAGAAGATGGTAGAGGGGTGGACTTGGTGAAGAACTTGTAGAAAAGACAGAGCAAACATGTCTATGGGAAGAGTTTTGAAATACTGTCTGTCAAAGTTATTAAATCTACTTAAAAAGCtaataaataaaatccaaagtGTAAATCTGACCTAACTTTATATCTCCCTGCCTGAGATTTCATACTTTTAAGGATCTGATCAACCCTTTTACTTTACTCTCTATTATTTACGTGTGATGGTTTCTTGTTCTGATCCTAGGGAGCATCACCGGGGTGAAAATGAGGTCtgataaataaatttcaaattaatccttgggatatttatttatttttctccaatttCCTTCCTATGGTAATTGAAGGGAAGCAAAGAAAAAGGCCCTGAAAAGACTGGATGCCCCTCTGCCACCAGAGTTTGTCTAGGGGAAGTAGCACCATTCTCAGAGGGTAGAAGATTGTTCCAAAAAGGCAAATAATGTAGGTCAAATTTGAGAttatccaaagaaaagaaaaatgaagtgggGGCGTGCTTTAAGCTGAGCAGGGTCACAAAAAGCCCAATGCTGTTATTTTCTAACCAACTTGTAAATGTCTGAGGAATGTACCCCTCCACCCCTGGAAAAGAAAATGGTGAATGGATTTATACCCTGGCAATGAACTAAGGATGAACTGAAGAGAGACAAATAGTGCAAAACCTTGAATTTAAGACAAAGGGGGCTGTCAGAGGCTTATGGTCCCCAGTCAAGAAGGAGCTTTATCAATCAGTTGGAGAATCTCTCAACATCTCCAAGTGCCACAATTACTGGAagcaagaggaaagaaaaggactcTGAGTCACAGGACTCAACCCAGTGATGATAGCCAAGGTTGGGATATTTCCTATTTTGCAGAGTCCCCGTCCAGCCAGTTATGGATGAATTTGCATTTACGTTAGGAAATTCTTGGACCTGCCCATTGCAGGGAGATCCAATTCCCACTGGGTGAGGCACTCAATCCTATAAAAGAGTCTCAGTGCTTGGCTGCAGTATTCCTGATACTCAAGCACTGATCTACTCCGGAGAACTTGGTGAGTCTTATTTCTTGAGAACTTGAGAGCATTTGCCTTTTTGGTATTCTCACGAACATGGTAATTTTGGTGGGTTCACACTGATCAAGGGATGAATGTGACTTAGAAGATGCAACTTTAGGAATGGAAGAATACCAAGTGCTGTTCAAACGTACTTTGCTTTTGTTTGAGCTATAACTTGATATCCAAGGAAAAGCAAAATAATTGAGAAAGTTGTGATTTGAgatgaaaacaacaaaatatgcCTTTTCTTTTATGTTGTCTTGATGGATGTGGATAATTTCTTTCAAAGATTATGAGAAACCCAGCTCTTCTTTCAATAGCTGCTTGTATTGTCCAGTCATTCTACCTGGAATATACTAGCATTAGATGGACACTGTTTATAAGAATGTCAAGGTTATGAGGATATTCTGTTCACATAAATGTTTCCCAGTGGTATGAAACAGAAGTATATTCTTAGGGAAAAAGACATGAGATTAAATAAAAGGAGGGGGGTTGATAAGACTGATGAAAAAAAATTTGTGTAAGAAGAAGAGGCAATCCAGGACCTCCTAAAATGTATGTGGGAgatttgcatgcacacacaggtacacaggaaGAGAAGCAAAGGTAATAAAGTCCCATAAACCTAGTTTCTCCATGGGGATCACTTCTTATAACAGCTGTTATTTAATGTCTTTCAGATTCTGAGACTCCAGTACGATGTCTTACCACCAGCAGCAGTGCAAGCAGCCCTGCCAACCTCCTCCTGTATGCCTACCCCCGAAGTGTCCTGAGCCTTGTCCCCCTCCAGTGTGTCCTGAGCCTTGTCGCCCTCCAGTTTGCCCTGAGCCTTGTCCCCCTCCAGTGTGCTGTGAGCCATGCCCCCCTCCAGTGTGCTGTGAGCCATGCCCCCCTCAGACATGGCAGCCAAACTGCCCTCCTGTGCAAACTCCACCTTGCCAGCAGAAGTGTCCACCCAAGAACAAGTGAGGACCTTGCAGTCATCATGACCAGGGGAAGTGAAGAAATCTGTCTCACCTACTTCCATAGCAACACCTCCTACATCCTCCTTTGAAAGCCTGTCCTGGATGCAGAAGAATCTTCTCCACCCTTCATCCTCCATATGC carries:
- the Sprr2a2 gene encoding small proline-rich protein 2B — protein: MSYHQQQCKQPCQPPPVCLPPKCPEPCPPPVCPEPCRPPVCPEPCPPPVCCEPCPPPVCCEPCPPQTWQPNCPPVQTPPCQQKCPPKNK